One Owenweeksia hongkongensis DSM 17368 genomic region harbors:
- a CDS encoding MotA/TolQ/ExbB proton channel family protein: protein MYTPFLQISVPDTATAAGDELPVEKTLSIWELITSGGPGGILIMSVLFILSIIAVYIFIERFNSIKKANKIDVNFINNIKDHVSQGRLDAAKALCQSQDTPVARMIQKGISRIGKPLKDITSAIENTGKLEISRLEKNLAALATIAGAAPMIGFLGTVIGMILAFHEMAAAGGQIDIEMLAEGIYTAMTTTVAGLAVGIVAYIGYNVLVARVDKVVYNMEANTVEFLDLLHEPA, encoded by the coding sequence ATGTACACACCTTTTTTACAGATATCAGTGCCTGACACGGCCACTGCTGCTGGAGATGAACTTCCGGTAGAGAAAACATTAAGCATTTGGGAACTGATAACCAGCGGAGGACCTGGCGGTATACTCATTATGAGTGTGCTTTTTATCCTTTCCATAATTGCTGTTTACATCTTTATTGAGCGATTTAATTCCATTAAAAAAGCCAATAAAATAGATGTCAATTTCATTAACAACATCAAAGACCACGTAAGTCAAGGGCGCTTAGATGCGGCTAAGGCTTTATGCCAAAGTCAGGACACTCCCGTGGCGCGTATGATTCAAAAAGGTATTTCCCGTATCGGAAAACCTTTGAAGGATATTACCTCAGCTATTGAAAACACTGGCAAGCTTGAAATCAGCCGTCTTGAAAAAAACCTGGCTGCCTTAGCTACCATTGCCGGTGCCGCTCCAATGATTGGTTTCTTGGGTACCGTTATCGGGATGATTTTAGCCTTTCACGAAATGGCTGCTGCTGGTGGTCAGATTGACATCGAAATGCTTGCCGAAGGTATCTATACCGCAATGACTACAACTGTAGCCGGACTTGCAGTGGGCATTGTTGCCTATATCGGTTACAACGTATTGGTAGCTCGTGTAGACAAGGTGGTTTATAATATGGAAGCCAATACTGTAGAGTTTTTGGATCTATTACACGAACCTGCTTAA
- the nhaD gene encoding sodium:proton antiporter NhaD: MYILMVVIFVLGYAAIAMEHTIRIDKAASALITGVLCWTVYVLGAQGIVDFDSIPAYISEIFFHNPGHSGAPTIAEQSEIITHYVTEFQILEHLGEIASILFFLLGAMTIVELIDSHEGFAVITDRIRTTNKRKLMWIVGILTFFFSAALDNLTTSIVMISLLRKLIEDKEDRWLFAGLVIIAANAGGAWSPIGDVTTTMLWIGSQVTAGAIIIKLILPSLVCLAIPLLVVSMRTKGNVKRPMKSEGLEHYTNPTTPKERNIVFGAGVAGLLFVPVFKTYTHLPPFMGMMLSLGVLWVITEVLHRSKNKEAKYNLSVIGVLQKVDTASVLFFLGILLAVASLQSAGQLQTMAGFLDESIGTSNESGIYIISMVIGLLSAIVDNVPLVAAAIGMYDINPEVGHFFSQDGLFWEFLAYCAGTGGSALIIGSAAGVAVMGLEGIPFGWYLKRISLLAIIGYFAGAFAYIIQESIFHL, from the coding sequence ATGTATATTTTAATGGTAGTAATTTTTGTGCTCGGTTATGCAGCTATTGCAATGGAGCATACTATTCGTATTGATAAAGCTGCATCTGCACTTATAACAGGTGTTCTTTGCTGGACCGTATATGTACTTGGGGCCCAGGGTATCGTTGACTTTGACAGTATACCAGCGTATATTTCAGAAATATTCTTCCATAACCCCGGTCATAGTGGGGCTCCTACTATTGCTGAGCAATCGGAGATTATTACCCATTATGTTACCGAATTTCAAATTTTAGAGCATCTGGGTGAAATAGCTTCCATCCTGTTTTTCCTTTTGGGCGCTATGACCATAGTGGAGCTTATTGACAGCCACGAAGGTTTTGCTGTAATTACAGATCGTATTCGCACCACAAACAAGCGCAAGCTAATGTGGATCGTGGGTATTCTTACTTTCTTCTTTTCTGCCGCATTGGATAACCTTACAACTTCTATTGTAATGATTTCGCTATTGCGAAAACTGATAGAAGACAAAGAGGACCGTTGGCTTTTTGCCGGTTTGGTAATTATTGCAGCCAACGCTGGTGGTGCCTGGTCTCCTATTGGAGACGTTACCACAACCATGCTTTGGATTGGCTCTCAGGTTACCGCAGGCGCCATTATCATTAAGCTTATACTACCAAGCTTGGTGTGTTTGGCTATTCCGCTTTTAGTGGTTTCTATGCGTACCAAAGGAAATGTAAAGCGCCCCATGAAATCTGAAGGACTGGAACACTATACCAATCCTACCACCCCAAAGGAGCGTAACATTGTGTTTGGAGCTGGTGTAGCCGGATTGCTATTTGTGCCTGTATTTAAAACCTACACACACCTCCCTCCTTTTATGGGAATGATGCTGAGCTTAGGTGTACTTTGGGTAATCACCGAAGTGCTTCACCGCAGTAAAAACAAAGAGGCAAAGTATAACCTTAGCGTAATTGGTGTACTTCAAAAAGTAGATACCGCCAGTGTACTTTTCTTCTTAGGAATCCTTTTGGCAGTAGCTAGTTTGCAATCTGCGGGCCAACTACAAACTATGGCTGGATTTCTTGATGAAAGCATAGGTACATCTAACGAAAGTGGAATTTACATCATCAGTATGGTAATTGGTTTATTATCTGCCATTGTGGATAACGTGCCTTTGGTGGCCGCTGCAATCGGTATGTATGACATCAATCCTGAGGTAGGTCACTTCTTTTCACAAGATGGTTTGTTCTGGGAATTTTTGGCTTACTGTGCTGGTACCGGAGGTAGCGCATTAATCATCGGTTCTGCGGCTGGTGTAGCTGTAATGGGCCTTGAGGGCATTCCATTTGGATGGTATCTTAAACGTATTTCATTACTTGCCATCATAGGTTATTTTGCAGGAGCGTTTGCCTACATCATTCAGGAAAGCATATTTCATCTGTAA